The Candidatus Thermoplasmatota archaeon DNA window CTACTTGGATTGCTCCTCAGCCCTTTCCAGACAGAGCCTGGCCATCCTCTCGTTGCCGAGCTGTCCGAATATCTTGGCCTTGAGCATCCAGATCCCCGGGTAGAAGGGATCTCTCTTCGTGATCACTTCCAGGGTCTCGATGCACTTC harbors:
- a CDS encoding DUF4919 domain-containing protein, with protein sequence MSKNDAEQGNWDHTRIWQRQCRERLQKNLLDLDALFAKAAWLAKTEDYEKCIETLEVITKRDPFYPGIWMLKAKIFGQLGNERMARLCLERAEEQSK